In Micromonospora sp. WMMA1363, a genomic segment contains:
- the rsmI gene encoding 16S rRNA (cytidine(1402)-2'-O)-methyltransferase, whose amino-acid sequence MGEERAAGRLILLGAPLGNPADASIRFREVLTGADVVAAEDTRRLTRLARDLDMTVPGRIVSYFEGNEERRTPELVDVLVAGHVVALVTDGGMPSVSDPGYRLVRAALDAGVSVTAAPGPSAVTTALALSGLPSDRFCFEGFLPRTPAARRSRLRALAAEERTLVFFEAPHRIAGALTDLAAAFGADRPAALCRELTKTYEQVLRRPLGELAGWAVEGSPRGEITLVVAGAPEVVAERPGDDRLRAAVAEREAAGRSRRDAVTEVATEYGLRRREVYDIVHRAGAR is encoded by the coding sequence GTGGGTGAAGAGCGTGCTGCCGGGCGTCTGATCCTCCTCGGCGCGCCGCTCGGGAATCCGGCCGACGCGTCCATCCGCTTCCGCGAGGTGCTCACCGGCGCCGACGTGGTGGCCGCCGAGGACACCCGCCGGCTCACGCGCCTCGCGCGTGACCTGGACATGACCGTTCCCGGACGGATCGTCTCGTACTTCGAGGGCAACGAGGAGCGTCGCACTCCGGAGCTTGTCGACGTGCTGGTCGCCGGGCACGTCGTCGCCCTGGTCACCGACGGTGGGATGCCCAGCGTCTCCGACCCCGGCTACCGGCTGGTCCGGGCGGCGCTCGACGCCGGGGTGTCGGTCACCGCCGCGCCCGGCCCGAGCGCGGTCACCACCGCCCTCGCCCTGTCCGGGCTGCCCAGCGACCGGTTCTGCTTCGAGGGCTTCCTGCCGCGCACTCCCGCGGCCCGTCGGTCCCGGCTCCGCGCGCTCGCCGCCGAGGAGCGCACCCTGGTCTTCTTCGAGGCGCCGCACCGGATTGCCGGCGCCCTCACCGACCTGGCCGCCGCGTTCGGCGCCGACCGGCCGGCCGCGTTGTGCCGCGAGCTGACCAAGACGTACGAGCAGGTGCTGCGCCGCCCTCTCGGCGAGCTGGCCGGGTGGGCTGTCGAGGGCTCGCCGCGCGGCGAGATCACCCTGGTGGTGGCCGGTGCGCCGGAGGTTGTGGCTGAGCGCCCGGGCGACGACCGTCTGCGCGCGGCGGTGGCCGAGCGGGAGGCGGCCGGCCGATCCCGCCGCGACGCGGTCACCGAGGTCGCCACCGAGTACGGCCTACGCCGCCGAGAGGTCTACGACATCGTCCACCGCGCAGGTGCGCGATAG
- a CDS encoding kinase, which produces MTTIEHIDQLRAAGDVVWENRRYGALYIVDRPTLEADLKHHITVLHLGQVEAVQEIRSSVPAARWLTVYIYCVRNVAQERIAARATGDTEARLQAWSETPPLSDADLTIDTGVVCPDEAAHQIHERFMQLTA; this is translated from the coding sequence ATGACGACCATCGAGCACATCGACCAACTGCGCGCCGCAGGCGATGTCGTGTGGGAGAACCGACGATACGGAGCCCTATACATTGTCGATCGACCCACGCTAGAGGCGGACCTCAAGCACCACATAACCGTGCTGCACCTCGGCCAGGTCGAAGCCGTTCAGGAAATCAGGTCGTCCGTACCCGCAGCGCGCTGGCTCACTGTCTACATTTACTGCGTCCGCAATGTCGCTCAGGAGCGCATCGCCGCACGAGCAACAGGCGACACTGAAGCCCGGCTACAGGCATGGAGTGAGACGCCCCCGTTGTCAGACGCAGACCTAACCATCGACACCGGGGTCGTCTGCCCAGACGAGGCCGCCCATCAGATTCATGAACGCTTCATGCAGCTCACTGCGTGA
- a CDS encoding GntR family transcriptional regulator encodes MEPDPDADIDHGAPLPPYRQLAGILMARIRRGDWQPNRAIPSEVQLVQEYGLARATVRRAIAVLVEQGVLFVVPQRGTFVKPESERPSMPDA; translated from the coding sequence ATGGAGCCCGACCCGGACGCCGACATCGACCACGGTGCGCCGCTGCCGCCCTACCGGCAACTTGCGGGGATCCTGATGGCCCGGATTCGTCGCGGTGACTGGCAGCCCAACCGGGCCATCCCCTCCGAGGTCCAGCTTGTCCAGGAGTACGGCCTTGCCCGCGCGACCGTCCGACGCGCTATCGCCGTGCTCGTGGAACAGGGCGTGCTGTTCGTGGTGCCGCAACGTGGAACGTTCGTCAAGCCGGAGAGCGAACGACCGTCGATGCCCGATGCATGA
- a CDS encoding molybdenum cofactor biosysynthesis protein produces the protein MPEIVQLLASPVHRYVGRPAEGPAPAPPGELVDEVRLRAGLGILGDRYFGKPAHRNASVTVIARESLPLGSDLVQVRRNILTAGIAVDELVGAVLVLDSGDGPVRLRVNRPANPCAWMDVTIGPGAFRALRRRGGVRCDPLDDGVLRVGPVAVAVEG, from the coding sequence GTGCCCGAGATCGTCCAGTTGTTGGCCTCGCCCGTGCACCGCTACGTGGGCCGGCCCGCGGAGGGCCCCGCGCCGGCGCCACCCGGTGAGCTCGTTGACGAGGTGCGGCTCCGGGCCGGTCTCGGTATCCTCGGCGATCGTTACTTCGGCAAGCCCGCGCACCGCAACGCGAGTGTCACGGTGATCGCCCGGGAGTCGCTACCGCTCGGTTCGGATCTGGTGCAGGTGCGGCGGAACATCCTCACCGCCGGTATCGCCGTGGACGAGCTGGTCGGGGCGGTGCTCGTGCTCGACTCGGGTGACGGGCCGGTCCGGCTGCGGGTGAACCGACCGGCGAACCCGTGTGCCTGGATGGACGTCACGATCGGCCCGGGTGCGTTCCGGGCGTTGCGCCGCCGTGGTGGCGTCCGCTGCGACCCCTTGGACGACGGGGTCCTTCGCGTCGGCCCGGTGGCGGTTGCCGTCGAAGGCTGA
- a CDS encoding GntR family transcriptional regulator, protein MARHIRNDIEAGVLRDGQVLPSTRELAAEWDTSVFTISEAMRLLVGEGLIESKSRSKRVVRNPNQARRGVIRLSKPHVILIGGYPGSGKTELGRVLARQTGWPMLDKDTATRPVVEAALEVLGLSPHDRESETYLREIRPREYEALAAAALENVGCGNSAIVTAPFIREFSDSAWTSRTVASFANLEATVTFVWLYCDPVTMHTYIRRRGAARDAFKLSDWPAYLATIDLAFRPAAPHLVVENCASSAPLQAQAAELLDTILKRTSS, encoded by the coding sequence GTGGCGCGTCACATCCGCAACGACATCGAAGCCGGCGTGCTGCGCGACGGTCAGGTGCTCCCGTCGACCCGAGAGCTGGCGGCAGAGTGGGATACCAGCGTCTTCACCATCAGCGAGGCGATGAGGCTGCTCGTTGGCGAGGGTTTGATCGAAAGCAAGTCACGCTCTAAGCGGGTAGTGCGCAACCCGAACCAGGCTCGCAGGGGCGTAATCCGGCTATCGAAGCCGCACGTCATCCTGATCGGCGGCTACCCCGGCAGCGGGAAGACCGAGCTCGGACGGGTCCTTGCTCGACAGACCGGCTGGCCGATGCTCGATAAGGACACAGCGACTCGCCCGGTTGTCGAAGCCGCCCTTGAGGTTCTCGGCTTATCGCCGCACGATCGGGAGTCCGAGACGTACCTGCGGGAGATCCGACCACGCGAGTACGAGGCACTGGCCGCCGCTGCGCTGGAGAACGTGGGATGCGGCAACAGTGCTATTGTCACTGCGCCGTTCATCCGCGAGTTCAGCGACTCGGCGTGGACCAGTCGAACCGTGGCATCGTTTGCGAATCTAGAAGCGACCGTCACCTTCGTTTGGCTGTACTGTGACCCAGTAACCATGCATACCTACATCCGGCGACGAGGTGCAGCGCGCGACGCTTTCAAACTATCGGACTGGCCCGCCTACCTGGCCACCATTGATTTGGCCTTCCGCCCGGCAGCGCCGCACCTTGTCGTGGAAAACTGTGCATCGAGCGCGCCCTTGCAGGCTCAGGCAGCAGAACTGCTCGACACCATACTCAAACGCACATCCTCATGA
- the cutA gene encoding divalent-cation tolerance protein CutA, whose amino-acid sequence MNDEVCEVVITSDNPDWLIQFTRTLVEQRLAACGHNITAIRSIYRWQDSINDSQEARVALHTRRPLVTRITELANAEHAYDVPCVIALPIVAGSPAYLEWVLAETTAE is encoded by the coding sequence GTGAATGACGAAGTATGCGAGGTCGTAATCACCTCCGACAACCCTGACTGGCTCATCCAATTTACCCGAACGTTGGTCGAGCAACGCCTTGCGGCTTGCGGCCACAACATCACAGCTATCCGCTCTATATACCGCTGGCAAGATTCGATCAACGACAGTCAGGAAGCCCGGGTAGCTCTGCACACACGCCGCCCTCTGGTGACACGGATCACCGAACTTGCGAACGCGGAGCACGCCTACGACGTTCCGTGCGTGATAGCCCTACCGATTGTCGCCGGCAGTCCCGCCTATCTGGAATGGGTCCTCGCGGAGACGACAGCGGAGTAG
- a CDS encoding 4'-phosphopantetheinyl transferase superfamily protein, producing the protein MRDLLPPAVAVAVAGTADWTGELLPAELACLGERAVESRRRDFTAGRVCARRALAALGVPPVAVPSATDRAPVWPAGIVGAITHTRGYCAAAAARSGEIRAVGLDAEQHKELAPGVRRLICLPAEEAILAQLPAGTSWPAVIFSAKETVYKIWHPLVGTWLDFHDAHLELDPEAGTFTARIAPARVAAAPIADPPTVIHGRFAVEPALIRTAAALAAG; encoded by the coding sequence ATGCGTGACCTGCTGCCACCGGCCGTCGCGGTTGCGGTCGCCGGCACCGCGGACTGGACCGGCGAGTTGCTTCCCGCCGAGCTGGCCTGCCTCGGCGAACGTGCGGTGGAGAGCCGGCGCCGCGACTTCACCGCCGGCCGCGTCTGTGCCCGCCGGGCCCTCGCCGCGCTCGGCGTGCCGCCGGTCGCGGTACCCTCCGCCACCGACCGCGCGCCGGTGTGGCCCGCCGGGATCGTCGGAGCCATCACCCACACCCGGGGCTACTGCGCCGCCGCCGCGGCCCGGTCCGGCGAGATCCGGGCGGTCGGCCTCGACGCCGAGCAGCACAAGGAACTCGCCCCGGGAGTACGCCGGCTGATCTGCCTGCCCGCGGAGGAGGCCATCCTCGCCCAGCTGCCGGCGGGCACCTCCTGGCCGGCGGTGATCTTCAGCGCCAAGGAGACGGTCTACAAGATCTGGCACCCGCTGGTCGGCACCTGGCTGGACTTCCACGACGCGCACCTGGAACTGGACCCGGAGGCCGGCACGTTCACCGCACGAATCGCCCCGGCCCGGGTGGCCGCCGCGCCCATCGCCGACCCACCGACCGTGATCCACGGTCGCTTCGCCGTCGAGCCCGCGCTCATCCGCACCGCGGCCGCCCTTGCGGCGGGGTGA
- a CDS encoding phospholipid carrier-dependent glycosyltransferase: protein MTQASTAHPTGQAEPEHVALTDRDAPPGVSGGGVPGIVRRRLATVDAHLDGRSWLATGVIVAIAAILRFLNLSHPPGKVFDEVYYARDAWGLVDRGVEWNYQDGAPSYVVHPPLGKWLIGLGEWAFGYSDTEHGVSVAGHLVTTAPEFGWRFSAAVAGTLSVLLLVRIGRRMFRSTALGCAAGLLLALDGFHLVLSRTALLDIFLLFFVLATFGALLLDRDSRRRRWARAMEAGLEPRRPGRAGRPAGGWRNWPWWRLTAGVLFGCACAVKWSALYFLPVFALLVVLWEVGARRSAGVRRPWRDTMLDEVPWLVAAGLLMAVTYVATWSGWLLGDEGYYRLAERYPNAPLSDTPVIGALNNLVEYHKAAYGFHAQLDDPHKYQSWPWQWLLLGRPVAFYWSGDGPCGAASCASEVLLLGTPLLWWSFLPALAALAWLGLARRDWRAGAILLCVAGGLLPWFWFAVDGGRTMFSFYTAPALPFLVLAVTYVLGTIVGPPEPAVGGAAVREASYDRRLVGAVVAGAYVLLVALCFAYFYPIFVGETIPYGDWSNRMWLDGRWI from the coding sequence GTGACCCAGGCGTCGACAGCGCACCCCACAGGCCAGGCCGAGCCGGAACACGTCGCTCTCACGGACCGGGACGCACCCCCCGGTGTCAGCGGAGGCGGGGTCCCCGGCATCGTGCGCCGCCGGCTGGCCACCGTCGACGCCCACCTCGACGGGCGGTCCTGGCTTGCCACCGGAGTGATCGTCGCGATCGCGGCGATCCTGCGGTTCCTCAACCTCAGCCACCCGCCGGGCAAGGTATTCGACGAGGTCTACTACGCCCGCGACGCCTGGGGGCTGGTCGACCGGGGCGTCGAGTGGAACTACCAGGACGGCGCCCCGTCGTACGTGGTCCATCCGCCTCTCGGCAAGTGGCTGATCGGGCTCGGCGAGTGGGCCTTCGGCTACTCCGACACCGAGCACGGGGTGTCGGTCGCCGGGCACCTGGTGACCACCGCCCCGGAGTTCGGCTGGCGGTTCTCGGCCGCCGTCGCCGGCACGCTGTCGGTCCTGCTGCTGGTGCGGATCGGGCGGCGGATGTTCCGATCGACGGCGCTGGGCTGCGCCGCCGGTCTGCTGCTTGCCCTGGACGGCTTTCACCTGGTGCTGTCCCGCACCGCGCTGCTCGACATCTTCCTGCTCTTCTTCGTGTTGGCCACATTCGGCGCGCTGCTGCTCGACCGGGACTCCCGGCGGCGCCGCTGGGCGCGGGCGATGGAAGCCGGCCTCGAACCACGTCGCCCCGGGCGCGCCGGCCGACCGGCCGGCGGCTGGCGGAACTGGCCGTGGTGGCGGCTGACCGCCGGGGTACTGTTCGGCTGCGCCTGCGCGGTGAAGTGGAGTGCGCTGTACTTCCTGCCGGTGTTCGCGCTGCTGGTCGTCCTCTGGGAGGTGGGTGCACGCCGTTCCGCCGGGGTACGCCGGCCGTGGCGGGACACGATGCTGGACGAGGTGCCCTGGCTCGTGGCGGCCGGGCTGCTGATGGCGGTCACGTACGTCGCCACCTGGTCCGGCTGGCTACTCGGCGACGAGGGCTACTACCGGCTGGCCGAGCGCTACCCGAACGCCCCGCTGAGCGACACCCCCGTCATCGGGGCGCTGAACAACCTCGTCGAGTACCACAAGGCCGCGTACGGCTTCCACGCACAGCTGGACGACCCGCACAAGTACCAGTCGTGGCCGTGGCAGTGGCTGCTGTTGGGGCGACCGGTGGCGTTCTACTGGTCCGGCGACGGGCCCTGCGGGGCGGCGAGCTGCGCCTCCGAGGTGCTGCTGCTCGGCACTCCCCTGCTCTGGTGGTCGTTCCTACCGGCCCTGGCCGCACTCGCCTGGCTGGGCCTCGCGCGGCGGGACTGGCGCGCCGGGGCGATCCTGCTCTGCGTGGCCGGCGGCCTGCTGCCGTGGTTCTGGTTCGCCGTCGACGGCGGCCGGACGATGTTCTCCTTCTACACCGCGCCGGCGTTGCCGTTCCTGGTGCTCGCGGTGACGTACGTGCTGGGGACGATCGTCGGACCGCCGGAGCCGGCGGTCGGGGGCGCCGCCGTGCGGGAGGCGAGCTACGACCGCCGGCTCGTCGGTGCCGTCGTCGCCGGCGCGTACGTGTTGCTGGTCGCGCTCTGCTTCGCGTACTTCTATCCGATCTTCGTCGGCGAGACGATCCCGTACGGCGACTGGTCCAACCGGATGTGGCTGGACGGCCGCTGGATCTGA
- a CDS encoding site-specific integrase has product MPIDDLWYLTKRGPDKKRLPSKRHGRGKRWRVRYTDAAGVVREKLFERKVDADAFDLEARAGIAEETKVDQAERQVNFREYGERWRLSRQIGQALDYQRHTESRLRHHLYPHLGKRQMRAITVTDVLEWVALLLRNNVAQSSVKTYFDLFNAVMNAAVADKVISDNPCKAVRLSAILRGFSRAPKWVPTDEDMLALVDAVPDRYQAAIWCGAGEGLRLGEVLGLEDGVRCVDRPRQELHVVQQLRFHKSQYGGFYLAPPKAGSVGDVDLDDHVALVLAEHVRKYPPALVELSDITAGTPDPGKQAKCRAVPLLFTDEQGRPIHDQRWSDLWRGWRKAAGWPEEGTFHSLRHYFATRLITSGADPTDVQNALRHSSLRITLETYVHWWPKKNRRRNIVSTALREAAGNRSGVALPG; this is encoded by the coding sequence GTGCCTATCGATGACCTGTGGTACCTGACCAAGCGGGGGCCGGACAAGAAGCGGCTCCCCTCCAAGCGGCATGGCCGGGGCAAACGCTGGCGGGTGCGCTACACCGATGCCGCCGGTGTGGTCCGCGAGAAGCTGTTTGAGCGCAAGGTCGACGCTGACGCCTTCGACCTGGAGGCCCGCGCCGGCATCGCGGAAGAGACCAAGGTCGACCAGGCGGAACGGCAGGTGAACTTCCGTGAGTACGGCGAGCGGTGGCGGCTCTCGCGGCAGATCGGGCAGGCCCTCGACTACCAGCGCCACACGGAGTCCCGCCTTCGGCACCATCTCTATCCGCATCTCGGCAAGCGGCAGATGCGGGCGATCACGGTCACGGACGTACTGGAGTGGGTGGCGCTCCTGTTGCGCAACAACGTGGCGCAGTCGTCGGTGAAGACCTACTTCGACCTGTTCAACGCCGTCATGAACGCCGCTGTTGCGGACAAGGTCATTTCCGACAACCCGTGCAAGGCGGTGCGGCTGTCGGCGATCCTGCGGGGCTTTTCCCGGGCTCCGAAGTGGGTTCCGACCGATGAGGACATGCTCGCCTTGGTCGACGCTGTTCCCGACCGGTACCAGGCGGCCATCTGGTGTGGTGCCGGTGAAGGGCTGCGCCTGGGTGAAGTGCTTGGCCTGGAGGACGGCGTGCGGTGCGTCGACCGGCCTCGCCAGGAGCTGCACGTGGTTCAGCAGCTTCGCTTCCACAAGAGCCAGTACGGGGGGTTCTACCTCGCTCCTCCGAAGGCTGGCTCTGTCGGTGACGTGGACCTCGACGACCATGTTGCGCTGGTGCTCGCCGAGCACGTCCGCAAGTACCCGCCTGCGTTGGTCGAGCTGTCCGACATCACCGCCGGAACTCCGGATCCAGGAAAGCAGGCGAAGTGCCGGGCGGTACCGCTGCTGTTCACCGACGAACAGGGTAGACCGATCCATGATCAGCGCTGGTCTGACCTGTGGCGTGGCTGGCGCAAGGCGGCGGGCTGGCCCGAGGAAGGCACCTTCCACTCCCTGCGGCACTACTTCGCCACTCGCCTGATCACCTCGGGCGCTGACCCGACCGACGTGCAGAACGCTCTACGGCACTCCAGCCTGCGAATCACGCTGGAGACCTACGTGCACTGGTGGCCGAAGAAGAACCGTCGCCGCAACATCGTCAGCACGGCGCTCCGGGAGGCTGCGGGTAACCGCTCCGGGGTGGCGCTTCCGGGCTGA
- a CDS encoding nuclear transport factor 2 family protein, with protein MNKPVAVVERQLDAYNSHDLQAFVNTYAVDVRIDRRDGSRITGREALRDAYADQFSAGRCRAEIIARMTEGDWVIDHEVAHGLADEPIRVLVAYRVHDGLINRVHFFA; from the coding sequence ATCAACAAGCCCGTCGCGGTCGTGGAACGTCAGCTTGACGCCTACAACAGCCATGACCTGCAAGCTTTCGTCAACACCTACGCCGTCGACGTGCGGATCGACCGCCGTGACGGGTCGCGGATCACCGGGCGGGAAGCCCTCCGTGACGCGTATGCCGATCAGTTCTCTGCAGGGCGATGCCGTGCGGAAATCATCGCTCGCATGACCGAGGGTGACTGGGTGATCGACCATGAGGTGGCGCACGGACTGGCCGACGAGCCGATCCGTGTGCTGGTGGCGTACCGCGTGCACGACGGTCTCATCAACCGCGTCCACTTCTTCGCCTGA
- a CDS encoding SDR family oxidoreductase, producing MMGRYVITGATGGIGGAVAELLHDQGHQLVLVGSHAGRLEAAAQRLGGCEFLVLDLLDVEGITARGSLPAAGDSPVDGLVHSAGLADLGTIANSTAESWMSQYAVNVAGPAALTRCLLPALRTARGHVVFVNSGQGLHTNAGWGAYSASKHAARALAQALRAEEGPNGIRVTSVYPGRTATHMQQDIRRQEGAQYEAEAYIQPRSVARTVLAALMSPPDMEVADVSVIAPAG from the coding sequence CTGATGGGTAGATACGTGATCACCGGGGCCACCGGCGGCATCGGCGGAGCTGTCGCGGAGCTGCTGCACGACCAGGGGCATCAGCTGGTCCTGGTGGGTAGCCACGCAGGGCGCCTCGAAGCAGCGGCCCAGCGATTGGGCGGATGCGAATTCCTCGTTCTCGATCTGCTTGACGTGGAGGGGATCACCGCTCGCGGATCCCTCCCGGCCGCTGGAGATAGCCCCGTCGATGGTCTCGTGCACAGCGCCGGTCTGGCCGATCTGGGCACAATCGCCAACTCGACGGCCGAAAGCTGGATGAGTCAGTATGCGGTCAACGTGGCGGGTCCGGCTGCACTCACCCGTTGTCTGTTGCCTGCGCTGCGGACTGCTCGTGGCCACGTCGTCTTCGTCAACTCCGGCCAGGGCCTGCACACCAACGCGGGCTGGGGCGCATACTCCGCGAGTAAACACGCGGCCCGCGCGCTCGCGCAGGCGTTGCGGGCGGAGGAAGGTCCGAACGGTATTCGCGTGACCAGCGTCTATCCCGGCAGGACAGCCACGCACATGCAGCAGGACATCCGTCGACAAGAGGGTGCGCAGTACGAGGCGGAGGCGTACATCCAGCCGCGCAGCGTGGCCCGGACCGTGCTGGCAGCGCTCATGTCGCCCCCCGACATGGAGGTCGCCGACGTGTCCGTCATCGCTCCTGCCGGGTGA
- a CDS encoding IS256 family transposase, which yields MLVDRARGDGLKLTGEGGLLQQLTKRVLESALDGEITDHVGYDKHDPAGRGSGNTRNGSRTKTVLTDVGPVEVRVPRDAAGTFEPQIVRKRQRRLTGVDDMVLSLSAKGLTHGEIAAHLAEVYGAEVSKQTISTITDKVMDGMAEWQNRPLDRVYPVVFIDAINVKIRDGQVANRPIYLAMAVTVDGHRDILGIWAGDGGEGAKYWLHVLTELKNRGVADVLMLVCDGLKGLPETVETVWPRTIVQTCVVHLLRNSFRYAARQDWDKIAKALRPVYTAATEDAATERFLEFAEAWGRKYPAIVKLWENAWAEFVPFLAFDVEIRKVICSTNAIESVNARIRRAVRARGHFPNEQAALKCVYMALMSLDPTGAGRRRWTMRWKAPLNAFQIAFEGRLTPANN from the coding sequence ATGCTGGTCGATCGGGCTCGTGGTGACGGGTTGAAGCTGACCGGCGAGGGTGGGCTGCTGCAGCAGCTGACGAAGCGGGTCCTCGAGTCGGCGTTGGATGGGGAGATCACCGACCACGTCGGCTACGACAAGCACGACCCGGCGGGTCGGGGTAGCGGGAACACCCGTAACGGCAGCCGGACCAAGACGGTGCTCACCGACGTCGGGCCGGTCGAGGTGCGGGTCCCACGCGACGCCGCCGGGACGTTCGAGCCGCAGATCGTGCGTAAGCGGCAGCGGCGTCTGACCGGCGTCGACGACATGGTCCTGTCGCTGTCGGCCAAGGGCCTGACCCACGGCGAGATCGCCGCGCACCTGGCTGAGGTCTACGGCGCTGAGGTGTCGAAGCAGACCATCTCCACGATCACCGACAAGGTCATGGACGGCATGGCCGAGTGGCAGAACCGGCCCCTGGACCGGGTCTACCCGGTCGTGTTCATCGACGCCATCAACGTCAAGATCAGGGACGGTCAGGTCGCGAACCGGCCGATCTACCTCGCGATGGCGGTCACCGTCGACGGCCACCGCGACATCCTCGGTATCTGGGCCGGTGACGGCGGCGAGGGCGCCAAGTACTGGCTGCACGTGCTCACCGAGTTGAAGAACCGCGGCGTGGCCGACGTGCTGATGCTGGTCTGTGACGGGCTCAAGGGACTGCCGGAGACGGTGGAGACGGTGTGGCCGCGCACGATCGTGCAGACGTGTGTGGTGCACCTGCTGCGCAACTCGTTCCGCTACGCCGCCCGGCAGGACTGGGACAAGATCGCCAAAGCGCTGCGGCCGGTCTACACCGCGGCGACCGAGGACGCCGCCACCGAGCGGTTCCTCGAGTTCGCCGAGGCGTGGGGCCGTAAGTATCCGGCGATCGTGAAGCTGTGGGAGAACGCGTGGGCGGAGTTCGTGCCGTTCCTCGCCTTCGACGTGGAGATCCGCAAGGTCATCTGCTCCACGAACGCGATCGAGTCCGTCAACGCCCGTATCCGCAGGGCCGTGCGAGCTCGTGGCCACTTCCCGAACGAGCAGGCCGCACTCAAGTGCGTCTACATGGCCTTGATGAGCCTCGACCCGACCGGAGCCGGCCGCCGACGCTGGACCATGCGCTGGAAAGCACCACTGAACGCCTTCCAGATCGCCTTCGAAGGCCGGCTCACCCCGGCCAACAACTGA
- a CDS encoding MmcQ/YjbR family DNA-binding protein has product MPHPIMFDEADPLLRRLRALALAFPDAAEKVSHGRPAFYTTKVFAYYGGSVKVDGVHRQHEQSVLVLVDPDERAALSDEHRCFVPAYLGASGWIGVDLTGDTDWDEVDELLDASYRRTAGARRVALLDSQRSRT; this is encoded by the coding sequence ATGCCGCACCCCATCATGTTTGACGAGGCAGACCCACTCCTGAGGCGACTGCGGGCGCTCGCCCTGGCCTTCCCCGACGCGGCCGAGAAGGTTTCCCACGGCCGTCCCGCCTTCTACACCACCAAGGTCTTCGCCTACTACGGGGGATCGGTGAAAGTCGACGGCGTCCATCGGCAGCACGAACAGTCGGTGCTCGTGCTGGTTGATCCCGACGAGCGTGCGGCGCTGTCGGACGAACACCGCTGCTTCGTGCCAGCCTACCTGGGCGCCTCCGGGTGGATAGGGGTCGACCTGACCGGCGACACCGACTGGGACGAGGTCGACGAGCTACTCGACGCCAGCTACCGACGTACGGCTGGAGCGCGCAGGGTTGCCCTGCTCGACTCCCAGCGGTCCCGAACATGA